The region GCGCGCGATGCGCACCGGCTGCGCCTGGGCGACGCTGTCCAGCAAGGCCTCCCAGGGCACCGGCATCAGGCGCGGGTTCGGCAGCTTGGCGAAGCGCGCGTAGCCGCCAATGAAGCCTTCAAGGTGCCGCGCCCGCTCGTCGATGGTGGCGAAGATCTTCAGCAGCTTGTCCTTGTCGCCGCGCTCGGCATAGACCTTGCCGGTGTGCGCCATCGAGGCGATCGGACCCAGCGCGTTGTTGAGCTCGTGGCTGATCACGCGGATGACCTTCTTCCAGGTCGCCACTTCCTGGCGCGCCAGCTCGCGGGTCAGCCGCCGCAGCATGGTCAGGTGGTGGCGTCGGCCATGCAGTTCGAAGGTCCGGCGGGTCAGGTGGAACACATCTTCGTCGCCCTCGACGGCGAGCGTCACCAATCCGTCCTGGCCGGTTCGCAGCGGCTCGGCCAGCGCTTCGGGCAGGCGCGCGGCCAGTTCGTCGAAGGCATAACCCTCCAGCTTGCCCGGGACTCCGAACAACTCGCGTGCGGCGAGGTTGCCGTAGACCACCCGCTCGCGCGGATCGGTCAGCACCAGCGCGGTGGGTGTGTTCTGCACCACGGTGTCGAGCAGCAACTCGCGCTGCACCAGGCGCTGGCGCTCATTGCGCAACTGCCCGCCCAGCGCGTTCAGCGCGCGCGTCAGCTCCAGCAGGTCGGGATCGCCTGGCTCGCGGATCGAGGTGGCGAAGTCGGAGTCGGACCAGGCCGACACCAGCATCGACATGGCGCGCAGGTGCTGTGCCGTTGGCGCCCGTTCGCGGCGGATCGCCACCAACGCCGCACCCAGGCCAAGGGCCAGCGCCAGCGCCAGCACCTGCGGCCACTCCAGCGAACGCGTCGCCCAGGCCACCAGCAGCGCGAACAGCGTCGCCCATGCCGCCCAGCCGGGGAAGCGGCGCAATCGGGCAAGGGGACGGGTGGCTTCGGTCATGTGGGAATCGTAGCGGGTGCGGGGAACGGTTGTGGGTTCTGGGTTGTGGGTTGTGGGCAGCGAAGCCCGCACACCGAGGGCCTGTGGGAGCCGACTCCGTCGGCGATCTTCTCCACCGGCCGCGGGTAAATCATCGCGGCTGAAGCCGCCCCACCGGCCTTCGGCGCGCGGGGGCCCTTGCTGCCACAACCCACAACCCAGAACCCACAACCGGCCGCAAAGACCCTACTCCCGCCGCACATCCACGCCGTACTTCTCCATCCGCCGGTACAGCGCCTGGCGCGACAGGCCGAGGCTGTGGGCGGCTTCGGCGACGACGCCGCCGGCGCGGGCCAGGGCGGCTTCGATCTCGTCGCGGCTGGGTTCGCGCAAGGTGGCGTCGGCAGCGGTCGTGCCGGCCGGGGCGGGCGGCAGGCCGAGGTCGTCGACCTGGACCACGCCATCGCGGCACAGCAGGCTGGCGCGGGTGATCGCGTTCTTCAGTTCGCGCACATTGCCCGGCCAGGCATGCGCCTCCAGTGCGCGCCGGGCCGCATCGGAGAGCCGCGCCTGCCCGGCGAGGAAGTGCTCCGCCAGCGGCACGATGTCCTCGCGGCGTTCGGCCAGCGGCGGCAGGCGCACTTCGATGACGTTGAGTCGGTAGTACAGGTCCTCGCGAAAATCGCCGCGGCGAATCATCGCGGCGAGGTCCGCATTCGTGGCGGAGAGCACGCGCACCTTGACCTCGCGCGTGCGATTGCTGCCTAGTCGCTCGAAACGCCCGGTCTCGAGCACGCGCAGCAGCTTCATCTGCCCGGCGGGCGAGAGGTTGCCGATCTCGTCGAGGAACAGGGTGCCGCCGTCGGCGGCTTCGAAGCGGCCCTCGCGCGCCTTGCCGGCGCCGGTGTAGGCGCCCGCCTCGGCGCCGAACAGTTCGGCCTCCAGCAGGTCGGCCGGCAGCGCGCCGCAGTTGACCGCGACGAAGGGGCCGTCCTTGACCCGCGAATTGGCGTGGATGATCTCGGCGATGCGCTCCTTGCCGGCGCCGTTCGGACCGGTGATCAGTACCGGCACATCCGCCCTGGCCACCTG is a window of Rhodanobacteraceae bacterium DNA encoding:
- a CDS encoding PAS domain-containing protein → MTEATRPLARLRRFPGWAAWATLFALLVAWATRSLEWPQVLALALALGLGAALVAIRRERAPTAQHLRAMSMLVSAWSDSDFATSIREPGDPDLLELTRALNALGGQLRNERQRLVQRELLLDTVVQNTPTALVLTDPRERVVYGNLAARELFGVPGKLEGYAFDELAARLPEALAEPLRTGQDGLVTLAVEGDEDVFHLTRRTFELHGRRHHLTMLRRLTRELARQEVATWKKVIRVISHELNNALGPIASMAHTGKVYAERGDKDKLLKIFATIDERARHLEGFIGGYARFAKLPNPRLMPVPWEALLDSVAQAQPVRIARPLPEQMVHVDRAQIEQVLINLVKNAVEAGSAPEQVEIAVQDAGPMFLLQVRDRGSGMSETVLEQALLPFYSTKRAGTGLGLALAREIAEAHGGRIRLANRPDGGLAVSIWLPKPRG
- a CDS encoding sigma-54-dependent Fis family transcriptional regulator — protein: MSAILIIDDNPAIGTALELLLGLDGHTVSTAQSPRAGLDLLAHEAIDLVIQDMNFSADTTSGEEGVALFRQIRERHPDLPVILLTAWTHLEQAVDLVKAGAADYLSKPWDDQRLLTTVRNLLELAESNRQARKLVVRESEGRRSLAREYDLRGIVYAAPAMERVLRLACQVARADVPVLITGPNGAGKERIAEIIHANSRVKDGPFVAVNCGALPADLLEAELFGAEAGAYTGAGKAREGRFEAADGGTLFLDEIGNLSPAGQMKLLRVLETGRFERLGSNRTREVKVRVLSATNADLAAMIRRGDFREDLYYRLNVIEVRLPPLAERREDIVPLAEHFLAGQARLSDAARRALEAHAWPGNVRELKNAITRASLLCRDGVVQVDDLGLPPAPAGTTAADATLREPSRDEIEAALARAGGVVAEAAHSLGLSRQALYRRMEKYGVDVRRE